The proteins below are encoded in one region of Saccopteryx leptura isolate mSacLep1 chromosome 1, mSacLep1_pri_phased_curated, whole genome shotgun sequence:
- the NPTXR gene encoding neuronal pentraxin receptor, with protein sequence MLAFLGAVICIIASVPLAASRARALPGGADNASAASGAVAASPGPQRSLSSMHGEGGSAGPPALPGAPAASAHPLPPVPLFSRFLCTPLAAACPSGGEQGDAALGEREELLLLQSTADQLRQTALQQEARIRADQDTIRELTSKLGRCESGLPRGLQDAGPRRDTMADGPWDSPALILELEDAVRALRDRIDRIEQELPARVNFSAAPAPAPAVPTALHSKMDELEGQLLAKVLALEKERVALSHSSHRQRQEVEKELDALQGRVAELEHGSSAYSPPDAFKISIPIRNNYMYARVRKALPELYAFTVCVWLRSRSGGTGQGTPFSYSVPGQANEIVLLEAGHEPMELLINDKVAQLPLSLKDNGWHHICIAWTTRDGLWSAYQDGELRGSGENLAAWHPIKPHGILILGQEQDTLGGRFDATQAFVGDIAQFNLWDHALTPAQVLGIANCTGLLLGNVLPWEDKLVETFGGATKATFDVCKGRAKA encoded by the exons ATGCTGGCGTTCCTCGGTGCCGTCATTTGCATCATCGCCAGCGTGCCCCTGGCGGCCAGCCGGGCGCGGGCGCTGCCCGGAGGCGCCGACAACGCCTCAGCCGCCTCGGGCGCCGTCGCCGCGTCCCCGGGCCCGCAGCGCAGCCTGAGCTCAATGCACGGCGAGGGAGGCTCGGCCGGGCCCCCCGCGCTTCCCGGGGCGCCCGCCGCCAGCGCGCACCCGCTGCCGCCCGTACCCCTCTTCAGTCGCTTCCTGTGCACGCCTCTGGCTGCCGCCTGCCCGTCGGGGGGCGAGCAGGGCGACGCGGCGCTGGGCGAGCGcgaggagctgctgctgctgcagagcaCCGCCGACCAGCTGCGCCAGACGGCGCTGCAGCAGGAGGCGCGCATCCGCGCGGACCAGGACACCATCCGCGAGCTCACCAGCAAGCTGGGCCGCTGCGAGAGCGGCCTGCCGCGCGGCCTCCAGGACGCCGGGCCCCGCCGCGACACCATGGCTGATGGGCCCTGGGACTCACCGGCGCTCATCCTGGAGCTGGAGGACGCCGTGCGCGCCCTACGGGACCGCATCGACCGCATCGAG CAGGAGCTCCCAGCCCGTGTGAACTTCTCAGCTGCCCCCGCCCCTGCGCCTGCCGTGCCCACGGCCCTGCACTCCAAGATGGACGAACTGGAGGGGCAGCTGCTGGCCAAGGTGCTAGCACTGGAGAAGGAGCGTGTGGCCCTCAGTCACAGCAGCCACCGGCAGCGGCAGGAGGTGGAGAAGGAACTGGACGCCCTGCAGGGTCGCGTAGCTGAACTGGAACACG GGTCCTCAGCCTATAGTCCCCCTGATGCCTTCAAGATCAGCATCCCCATTCGCAACAACTACATGTACGCCCGTGTGCGGAAGGCGCTGCCCGAGCTCTATGCCTTCACTGTCTGCGTGTGGCTGCGGTCCAGGTCGGGTggcactggccagggcacccccTTCTCCTACTCGGTGCCAGGGCAGGCCAATGAGATTGTGCTGCTGGAGGCAGGCCACGAACCCATGGAGCTGCTGATCAACGACAAG GTGGCCCAGCTGCCCCTGAGCCTGAAGGACAATGGCTGGCACCACATCTGCATTGCCTGGACCACAAGGGATGGCCTATGGTCTGCCTACCAGGATGGGGAGCTGCGGGGCTCTGGTGAGAACCTGGCTGCCTGGCACCCCATCAAGCCTCATGGGATCCTTATTCTTGGCCAAGAGCAG GATACCCTGGGAGGCCGGTTTGATGCCACCCAGGCCTTCGTTGGTGACATTGCTCAGTTTAACCTGTGGGACCACGCCCTGACACCTGCCCAGGTCCTGGGCATTGCCAACTGTACTGGGTTGCTGTTGGGCAACGTCCTCCCTTGGGAAGACAAGCTGGTGGAGACCTTTGGGGGTGCAACGAAAGCCACCTTCGATGTCTGCAAGGGGAGGGCTAAGGCATGA